The Lycium ferocissimum isolate CSIRO_LF1 chromosome 8, AGI_CSIRO_Lferr_CH_V1, whole genome shotgun sequence DNA segment CTGGcaattacttcataagtgttttccgctcatttggtaagtaCAACAATGctgttttatttcaatttttcaccTGGGTATAAATCTACTGATTTTCCAACAACTTACAGTagctgttgtagttgttgcaacatataatgtggttgttgcaacttctacaacagattatgaagttgttgtaattgttaaatAAATAACCTGCAACAACCGAGTGAGTTCTTGCAACAGGGTattccacttgttgcaacaactcaacgATCTTTTGGAGTCGACTTAGCTTTTTTGCGAAACAGAACCCAAAAAAGCGAAGGCTGCTAACCGAGATTATTGACTTGCCGAACAAGTTGTATAGCTTGTTGCAAGAGGTgttccacttgttgcaacaactcccTTATCTTTGTTAGAGCCTGGCCGCTTTTAATGTAACCCAAAAAACGAAGTCGCTTCCAATGATTATTGACTTGCTTTTTAAAGTTGTATAGTTGTTACAGCAACAgttccacttgttgcaacaactcgaCTATCTGTTGGACATCTTCGATTTTATGCGAAACGAGACTCCAAAATCGAAGGTCGCTTCCAATGTATTAttgacttgttgcaacaagtaatacacttgttgcaacaactcgaTAATCTGTTGGACATCTTCTGTATGAAACATTACCCCAAAAAAACTGAAGCTGACTCCAACAGATTAGTGACTTGTTGCAATAATTTTattacctgttgcaacaagtagtccacttgttccaacaagtcaatAATCTGTTGGAACAACTGTTGTAGCTGTTTCATTTTGTTATAGATTGGTATGTACTCTCATGACaaattttttgttaaacaaAATATCATCAGGTACCTCGAACACCACTAATGGGGGACTCAATAACAATAGGGGTTGATTGCCATGGTGAATGGATCGAGAAGAACAATCGATATATTTAGCGATGGAAGGGTAGTGACACGTTAGAGACAATAGCGATGACTGTCCAAAGAGATATTATGTTCGATGATTTTGTGAACCTAATCATCACctattgtgaattaacttgtgaacCAAAAGATCTTGCCATCACTTACATGCACAGCTCTTTTGAAAATCAGAGGGCCTTGCCATTTAAGATAACGATCGGTTCATTTCTTCGCTTATTTGAATGATGTAGCTAGgcccattttaagggtatacgTTGTTGGAAGCCCGGTAGAGAACCACAATTTATCTCAAGACCAACAAGATGTGTTAAATGACGAATTAGATAGGGTGGATGTGGATATCCCAGATAATGGAAGTGGGGCTGACCCGATTCCTATACCCGAAGTTGCGAGCAATACAGTGGGCACTACACAATCAATACAGTCTAGccatgttcaagatgatgaaattggtttttataaaggaatgtcattcaagaacaaggaaGCACTAGCCACTTGGTTGAAACTTGCTTGCTTGAAGAAAGATTTTAGAATCAAGAAGGTGATTAATTCGCGTACTGTGTATTGCTTCAGATGTGTACATCACGAGTGCAAGTGGTGGTGAGGGCCGTGAAGCTTTTAAGTTCTGACAGATTTTGTATCAGAACCTACATAAAGCATCACACATGTGGTTCTGAGCATATTACGAGCCATAATCCACACGCTACTGCGAAAGTCATTGGTGAATATTTCAAAGATAAGTTTCCTTACGGTAAAGGCCCATCTACAAAAGATATGAGTCAATCAATCCGTACAGATTTGGGTTGTAAGGTATGTTATTGGAAGGTCTGGAAGGGCATCGGGATTGCAAAGGCTTTGACAAGGGGGACACATGAGCACGGGTATGCAGTGCTTAATGCGTACCTTTATATGCTTCGTTCTGCAAATCCAGGAAGTAAGACGGCATTGAAGGTTGATGAAAATGGGAAGTTCAAGTACTTTTTTATAGCCTATAAGGCTTGGATTTTTGGTTTTGCGCAAATGAAAAAAGTCATAGCTGTCGATCGGACATTTTTGAGAGGCAAGTACGAAGGAGTGTTGTTGTCAGCAGTCGCACAAGATGCGGAGAATCATATTTTTTCAGTGGCATTTTGTGTAGTGGACAAGGAGTGTGATGCTtgatacaaatatttttttgaacaaatgagaagctataTAGAGGATACCCCCGAGTTGTGCATAATTTCTGATAGACATCCAAGTATCAAAAAGGCGGTTTCAATTGTCTTCCCTACATCGTATCTCAATTTTATAAAGCAGCAAAAGCGTACAATGTTGATGTCTTCAATAaccatttcaatcaaatcagaGATTTGGTTCCTGGGGCCGCCGAACATCTTGAACGTGCTGGATTCCACAGATGGAGCAGGACATTCTGCCCCGGAAATAGGTATTTGCACATTTCTGTTTCTAACAAGTAACATATCTGCTGCAACTAATAGGTAACTTGTTGCGGCAGATATGTTACTTGTTGTGATTTTTGACACAGCTGAGCCTCAACCACCTATTCCAACACTAATATATTTGTTTTGTCAGGTataattttatgatgacaaacgTTGCTGAGTCGGTGAACTCAATGTTCAATGTTGAAAGAGAATTTCCCATTACTGCTCTATTTGATTCCATAAACAGGAGGTTTATTGAGAAATTTCATGAGAGGCATATGGAGTTCATCGACTCACCAACCATCTTTGTTCccttaatggaaaaaaaaaatcaaaatttgtcaACTTGGGTAATAAGTTATTGGCCCATCAAATTGCCAACTACAAGTCTAGTGTCATCGGTCACGGTTCAGTTGCAAAAGTCGATCTGCAAAGAAGATCTTGTACTTGTAGAGTTTTTGACCTGGCCAAAATACCTTGCCCACATGCTATGGCAGCGCTTCGAGTCCAATATGGTGAAGACTTTGGAAGGCGGATTTATGACTACTCATCTCCATATTACAGGGTGGAGAATTACATAATTGCATCCGTAAGGAAATGAATCCCGTGCCTTCTGAAGAATCTTGGGAAGTTCCTATggagattttagagagagaaataccTCCTCCATATGTTGATCCGAGCAAACCGGGAAGAAGACGGACAAATAGGAGGCGTGGAATCGGGGAATCACTTGCAACGAGGAAAAACAAATGCTCCATATGCAAAACAACTTGGCCATATAAAAAAACTACATGCCCAAACCAAATTGTTCCATAGTTGTTAAATTTGCAATGTCTTGTAATAATAATTactattgtttgtgtttgtaaaattggattttatgacatttttatGTTGTTTCAAGTAAAATTGGTTTAAATGATATGTTGATCTTGCTCAAATCACCAATGTATGTTCTGTGGTTTTGCAATTTCTGAACAGTTTCCACTAAGTAAAAATTCTGTTGCAACAGCTGTGTAACTTGTTGGGATTTTGCCAACCAGTAATCGGACTTGTTGTATCAACTAACTTAACTTGGTTTTTCAACAAGTGACATGACTTGTTACAGTAAGTTCATATAGTGTTTTGAGTTTTTACAACAAATGGAATGAGTTGTTGTAGAAACTCCTTAACTTGTTTCATCCAACAAATGGAATGAGTTGTTTCATCCAACAAGTGATTCAACTATGTTACCTGCTGCAACAGATTatgtacttgttgcaacaagttatgcaattgctgcaacagattgtgtacttgttgcaacaggttaTAAAACTCATGTaattgattatgattatgaaatTACTGCAGATAATGTACTTGTTGCAACGTTATGCAACAGAGGGAACTTTGATATTTAGTGTTAATTGTTCAATTCTATTTAGACAATTATGTAATCTACTAACATTAACAGATCATGAAATTGTCACGCAACAACTAGATATAAGTCACATATGTTTAGTTATTAACAGACAGaaccaatgatatttagtgttaaacaaagggattcaatgatatttagtgatcaatatatttatctactaacatccttaatggattagacGGTAATCTCATTGATTTGATAGGAAATTCTAAGCGTATACTCCCCAAATCGAGCGATCGTTGGAGTAATTTGATAAGAACTACTTGATGCACCCATATTTAGGTGTAAACAAAgaaaaccaatgatatttattgtttactaTATGTTCCTAACtaattttatgatattttgagtcAGGATGTATGATCAACAAAGCGTATACTTCCCAAATTGAGCGATCGTTGgtgtaatttgatgagaactacttgattcgcccatatttaggtgtaaacaaagaaaaccaatgatatttattgtttactaTATGTTCCtaaccaatttgatggtattctgAGTCAGGATGTATGATCAACAAAGCGTATACTTCCCAAATCGAGCGATCGTTGgtgtaatttgatgagaactacttgattcgcccatatttaggtgtaaacaaagaaaaccaatgatatttattgtttactaaatgttcctaaccaatttgatggtattctgAGTCAGGATGTATGATCAACAAAGCGTATACTTCCCAAATCGAGCGATCGTTGGAGaaatttgatgagaactacttgattcgcccatatttaggtgtaaacaaagaaaaccaatgatatttattgtttactaaatgttttctatatatattttgtttatgaTCAACAAAGCGTATACTTTCCAAATCGAGCGATCATTGGAGAAATTTAATGAGAACTACTTGATTGCAACAAAGAAAACtaatgatatttattgtttactaaATGTTCTTAGTTTAAACAGGTTACTCATCCGTTGCAACAAATAatgcacttgttgcaacatattaccAATTTGTTGTAACAACTAACCCATCTGTTGCAATTTCTTCAATAGCTGGAagatttgttgcaacaactgaatcatctgttgcaacagatcagaaacttgttgcaacagattatcaacttgttgcaacttcatTCAACTTGTAATTAGATTTATCGCAACAACTAacccatatgttgcaacaaatgGACCCATATGTTGCAAAATGAGTAAGTTGAACCCGATCATCCGTTGTAACGATtacaaacttgttgcaacaactgggttagttgttgcaacttcttcaacaatcaGATTAGATTTCTACTCGCAACAAGCCGacccatatgttgcaacaaccgAACCATCTACAAAAAGATGTACATCTTGTTGCAACAATCGATTACATTAccaacttgttgcaacaacttactcaaccGTTGCAACATATTACAAACTTGTTGCAAATtatcaacttgttgcaacttcttcaacaaacAGATTTTGTGACTTGTTTAAAACTACTGGAACTACTGAACATAATGTATTGAACACAACTTAAATAATGAACACCTAATATATACTTAACAAAATGTCTTAGAAAAGTACTGAACacctaatatatacttaaattacataatgtcataaaaaaaaactcCTAATAGATACTTAAATTGTTCAACAGGCTATATTTTGGCTCCAAAAAACGCAAAATCAATAAACTGTTTATCAACCCATCTTAGGGCTCCAACACCTTTTCAATGGCACCTAATGCCCATCTCTATTGCATCCTCCCAATTGAGTTGTCGCTGATTAGACTTTCGGATTTTGTCACAGTTGTGCCGGTAAGCAAAGCCTCCATAAAAGCAATTGACCACGAACCACATGCCCTACTAGTGACATTGCGGGGGAGATTCTGTAGCCTCTTGAATTCCCACGATTCATTGAGTAACTTTGCAGGCAAGTGTGCGAACATGCCACTCTGTTGCAATAACTTGGGCCACAATTCCATTACCGGCTCCatgaaacaaaagaaatcaGATTCTTCGTAGACAGGGACATTGCAGTCATACACATTTACCACTCCCTCTTCAACCATGAACTCAAGAGTGACAAAATATGTGACATTAATATTCATCACTGTTAAAACCCTTTTTGCACCAGCCCACGAGCAGCCACCCGGGTAGGGTCTAACACCCCTACAATAATCGACCATATCATCATCCCACTTGAATTCAGCAAGTCTAACCTTCAGAGGCTCGTCATTCGGAACTGTACTCTCTTTTGTCAATTCTGACTACcttttggacatgttgttgtAAAAGTTGAGGTCCAGGATTATGTCAGTGGAATCGTAGTACTCCGGGAAATTGATTTGCCTCATACGCATTAGAAGAAGGACTTCATCTACATACTAAAGTAAAAGTAGTAAAACAGTTAGTTACTTGCTGCAACAGATTCAACagattatctacttgttgcaacagctagttaacttgttgcaacagattatctacttgttgcaacagattatctacttgttgcaacaacataCTGAATTAGATAGATATATACAAGTGTTGAAACTTACCCAATCCTCCCACCAAATTTTCATGCTTGTCAAAGCCTTTAAGTCTGCTGCTCCAAATTCATGCATTGAGTACATGATTTTCCCACTCTTTTTGGACTTGATTGTAGTCtcaacctttttctttctttgggcaTGTACAGGCTTGAAAATGTCCACCTTCTTTAGCACTTTTGGCCCAACATCAAGAAGAGGAGTCTCAATTGACTTACTGGGAGTAACGCAACATTTTCTTGATCTAACTGATGCAAGTGCCTTGGCAATTGCTTTGCCCTCCTCCGAACATGAACAGGAGTATAAGGTGAGGAAAGATTCTTTGATGGATTGATACCCCTCTTGGATATCAACCTCTGGATAGAAGTGCTTGTGGCTTCTTGGGCTGTACCAATTCCTCCACCTTTCTAATCAAATTATCCATTTTGTCCTTGCAAGTGGTGCACTCACAAGCACATGAGGGCACCTTAGAGGTACCGGCACTAACATTAGTAAATCTTCTACCACTCAATCCACCAGCACTAAAATTACCACCAAATCCGAAAAAATCACTAAATCCAGCAACTAGAGTAAATCCACCAATATTAGCATCATCATCTCTTAATTTTTCCCCAGCAATACTTGCTGGgacatcaccaccaccaccaccaacaacaacaacaacatcaacaggCTGAACAACACCACCAACAGCATCAACACcaccaacatcatcaacagCAACATCACCACcagcaccaacaacaacatgaccACCACCACCAGCTACAACATCATCAACCCTAGTGATGGCTGTCACTCCAGCCAATTCCCCTTTGAACCCATCAATCAATCTGTCAGGCACAGATTCTATGGGCACAAAGGTGACAAGGCATGGCATCTCCAACTCTCTTATTGTTGGGACAAGCCATGGGTTCACAACCTACAACAAGAAAGTAGATATATCATAATGGTGCTAAATCATAAAAAGCAAAACCTATTTAAAACAAGTTATCAGGTTGTTGCAAAAGGTTACACATctgttggacaatgtccaacaGATAGGTAACTTGTTGCAGCAGGTATCTCATCTGTTGAAATTTTCAACGGATAGGGTAACTTGTTGCAAAGTTGATCATCATTGGATATTGTACAACGGATTAGTGATTTGTTGCAAAATTATTGTACTTGTTGTAAAAACTTACTGTAACAGATTCAGAAGTTATCAAATTAGCAAATAAAGtgatatgttgcaacaactgtggTACTTGTTGGAAATTGTCCAACAGATTGGCAACTTGTTGTAGCAAGTTTATCATCTGTTTGACATTTTCTAAcagatgggtaacttgttgcagcTGGTTAATCATCTGTTGTAAAAAACTAATTGCATGTTATAACCGATTCATCTGTTGGGTGACTTGTTGCAATAGGTTAATCATCTGTTGGACATTTTCCAACAGAtgcataacttgttgcaacaaatgcATTTGTTGTTGCAGCAGATTAtaaagttgttgcaacaactagtcATCTGTTGTGTTCTAATGCTTACAGCTTCCTTAGGGGGGTTGAAAAGGTCAACACTCAATTTTGTGTTGTTCCTAGCAGTGAGTCATCTAAGAATTCTTGAATAGGTAACTTCTTTGGAGTATTCCTTGACTTGATGGTGCGAGGTGAGGAATGGCTTCAAATGCCCAAGCCTAGAAAAAAAAGATgccatcaaaaatcaaaatagtgattgaaataccaaaaaaaaaaaaaaaaaaaaaaaaaaaaaaaaaaaataataaaacattgaagaaaatttacCATGAAAGCCCAAGGGAAGCCATATAGGTTTTGTGTCTTCCCCGTTGGCTTCAAATCCTTCATCAAATATTCAACAATCAAGCTAAAGCTTTTAAAACCCCAGGCATAGTTGTTGAAGGCATCATAGTCCTCAGCAAGTTTAATCAATCCAAGCGGTATGTTGTAGTTTACGTCTCTTGCCCAAAGAACACTGTGCACAAACCAAACTAAGCATAGTGCCTCCTTGTGCTTTTTTAACAAAGTTTTGGACTCCAAATATTGCAACAATTTCTTTTGAATGTAGCTCTTTCCCACTAAGTTTACCAAAGAGACATCATTCTTAGCTTTGGAACCCTTTGCTTTCTTGGCTGCCTTGGGAGTCCGGGCTGGCTTAGTTAATACAACAGTAGGAAGAGGATCGCAAGGATAACATCTCAATCCGGTAACTATGGCAAACTCCTTCATGCCAAAGCAAACCGGCATGCCACAGTAATTGATCCAAATCTCATCCTTTCTATCACAAATAATCCTACGCTTCAAAAGCTCAGAAACCATTGTCATTTGAAATCGGGCATCGCTATCTTCAGGCAAATCTAAATAGAGCCCATAGCAGCTAGCCGTAAAGAAATTCTCTAACCCCTGCTACCGGAGAATGCCCCTGAAGGTGTCAAAGCCCTTGCCCATGCTTGATCTAACCACAAAATCACCGgacaaatccttatttccattcAGCGGCATCGTCACGCCGTACTTTTCAATGCTGAAACTCTTGACGACCTCCTCAATCGAAGGTCTATTGGGATATGTGGCAATACTAGAAGACTCAACAAGATTGGCATCCACAttatgtttcctttttcttcttaactcGGCTAAGGTCTGATCTgttgattcttcttcttcttcattaccaTTTTCAGTTTCTGCATCTTCTTCACCTCCTTCATCCCCTTCAGCTCCTTCATCcccttcatctccttcttcttcatctccttcttcttcacctacttcttcttcatctccttcttcttcatctccttcagcattttcttcattttcttcatctccttcagcagatttttcatcatctttttcactttcttctctagtttcttcactttgttcatttttaTCACTTTCTTCTTCATGCCCAATAGAGGTTTCGTGGGTTTCCTCTCTTTTTGAAGCCCCAGTTTCACTAACTCTTTCCTCATTTGTTGATTGACAAATAGCAGTCACAAGTTTATCTAATGGTGTTTGCACCTTAGCTCTTTTACTACTTTCTCCCTCAGTtggtttctcttttttttttttttttaactggaGCCATTTTATCTACACACAGGAGATAGAAAAACAGTTTTAATTGATTAGTGCAACATTCaaagtaaaaagggaaaaggaatatgttgcaacaagtaatcaattgttgcaacagattaagaatatgttgcaacaaaaTACGAAAAATTTTGCAATAACTTATTACTTATTGTAGCGAGAATCTTAATCTTGGAAATAGAAAA contains these protein-coding regions:
- the LOC132068748 gene encoding uncharacterized protein LOC132068748 isoform X1, whose amino-acid sequence is MYSMHEFGAADLKALTSMKIWWEDWYVDEVLLLMRMRQINFPEYYDSTDIILDLNFYNNMSKRGVRPYPGGCSWAGAKRVLTVMNINVTYFVTLEFMVEEGVVNVYDCNVPVYEESDFFCFMEPVMELWPKLLQQSGMFAHLPAKLLNESWEFKRLQNLPRNVTSRACGSWSIAFMEALLTGTTVTKSESLISDNSIGRMQ
- the LOC132068748 gene encoding uncharacterized protein LOC132068748 isoform X2; translated protein: MPCLVTFVPIESVPDRLIDGFKGELAGVTAITRVDDVVAGGGGHVVVGAGGDVAVDDVGGVDAVGGVVQPVDVVVVVGGGGGDVPASIAGEKLRDDDANIGGFTLVAGFSDFFGFGGNFSAGGLSGRRFTNVSAGTSKVPSCACECTTCKDKMDNLIRKVEELVQPKKPQALLSRG